The DNA sequence ACTTGCTGGGACAGCACTTGGTGACTCCGTGGCAGTCGGCATCGCTGGTGCAGCGCGAGCAGGAGGCACCCGTGTGGCAGGAGCCACAGTCCTTGTCCAGCAGGTCCTCCACCTCTGCGATGTGGTAGCAGTAGCCAGGCTTTGCTGCAGGACACAGTGGCCAGGAGGCGGCTGAGAGGCACCCAGCAGGGGCCACAGCAgccccccagtgccccaggCTCCCACAGTCCCCCCCTTGTAGGCACCTGGCAGCGGATAGGGCAgtgggcagcactgggcagcagtggcaccccaaaatacccccatTCCCAGGCCATGACCCAGCCGCACTCACCCATGCCCAGCTCCTCTCGTCCCGTTGTgtgcggggctgggctggaccgCCTGGccagggggagcagggcagcgaggaggagaaggcagcCAGGTGGCAGCTCCATGGTGCCCTGGATGGCCGGGTCTGGCCCCGGGTGTGGTGGGCTGGGATTTAAGGTGTGCAGGAGGGGcggagggagcagggctggtgcctaAACCAAACTCATACCTGCCATGCAGGTAACGAGCCACACCCGGGCAGGGCCTGCTCTCCCTGGTGGCATCCTGgccacagccctggagctggggggaCCGGTAGGACAGGACAGCTGTCCCGGCACAGCCCTCAGGGAGCCCAgctgggtggcagcagcacagccaggctgggctggggacagcaccagcagctgccacagcttcCTGGGGACAAGCTTGTCTTGGGGAAGGTTGGCACTGGCCTCTCCATTGCCAGGGATGATGACAGTGCCATGCCAGGGCATGGAAAGCTGCCATCTCTGGGGCAGCCAccagccagggaagggctggggcacagcacgctgcagcactgctctccctgtgctccctgtgaTGCAGGTCCTGGGGAAAGGCTGTGCCAGAGGTGAATCCCTCGTGGCTTTCCCCCATGCTCCTCATGTCTGACAGAGAGCATCCCGGGCAGGACGGGCCACGCTCAGGGCTGAGCCTGTGGGTACCACCACACCGTGGCTGTGGAAGGCAGGTCCCGCTGAtgctcccatccatccccatcctttgtccctttgtcaCCTCCTTCACCACCCTCTCTCGGTTTGGGGCTGTCCCTTCACCCGCCCCCTCCCGCGGCACAGCAGAGCGGGgccgtgccctgtgccctgtgccctgtgccctgtgcaggtccctgctcctggcagcagggcgGGGGTCCGGGGGCTCCGTCGTGCCTTGGTGCCCCCCGGAGCTGGGACACGGCTCCCAGCCGGCCCCGGGCACTGAGCTGGGAGGCACCGCCGGTACCCGCGGGTGGGCGTGGGGTGAAACCTGCCAAAGGAGGCAGAAAGACATTAAGATGTTCCCATTCAGCAAGAATAATTGTTATCCTAATTACCGCCGTAATTATTGTCCCAAGGGGGAAGCGGAGGGCGAGGAAAGCTCCGTGGGGAGGGGCCAGGAGAGCCGGAGTCGGGTGGGGTTGGGAGGGCGGTGCCGCCCCCCGCCCACCCCCCGCCGCAGCTTTTCCGGCCCGTCCTGAGAAGCCCCGGGATGAGGTCGTGGCGGTGTCCCCGGTCGGGACACGGTGACGTGGCctgtcctgagcagggctgggagcaaagCCGGAGGGACGTGCCGGGGGTGCAGAGTCAGAGTGGGCAGTGGGAAAGAACCCTCCTGCACAGGGACTTGGCAGCGCCAAAATCCACCGGGGTgaatttccctgctgctcccccgGGGAATCGCAGCAGCCGGGTGACCATGGACGAACGGATTGGGTGTTCCAGAGCAGCCCCGCCGGTCCCTGCACCGGCAGTAAcagcatggccaggctggagggatgGATCCACACCACGGTGCATTCAGGGACGGTGCCAGAGATGAGGGGGGGCTGCCCTCAGGTAGATGTTGAGGTTTCACACGACAGAAAACCACTCCTAGAGGAGGACCTGCCGTacccccttgtcctgccctgaCACAGGGTAAGCGATGGGTGCAGAGCCGCCAGCCAGGCCTCCTCCATGGGAAAGCAGTGACGGGGTACCCTGGGAACACCCAGGAATGCGGCATCTCCCTGGAATGCAGcgcccagcagggacagggacagcgacagggacagggacagggacagggtcagCGACAGGGACAgcgacagggacagggacagaggcagcCTGTGCCATGGGGATGATGttgctgccaggcaggagcGGAGCcgaggggctgagcaggagcacagggagcctgggctgcacacacacacacgtgtcCACCCCTGGCTGCCACGTgtgcacacacactcacacacgtGCAGAGTGagccctcctgcctctcccagggCCGGGCACTCCCGGAAGGAAAAGCTCTGTCAGGGAAAGCCCCGGCAGCTCCGGCGCCGTCCTTGCCACACCTCGCAGTGTCCATGGaaagggcaggggcagctgagcCCCGTGTGACGGGAATGTGAGCCCCCAGacccgctgctgcagccctgcagtgcccatcccCGTCCCCAGCAGCAGTAGGACCCggtgtccctggagctctcctgtccccaggtgttGGGCCAGCTGGGCAGCGCCTGGCCAGGAGATGCAGGGCTCAGGGGCCGCTGGCAGCGGGGGGCTGTGGACCGTGTCCGGTCACAGGACGTCCCTCGGGAACCAGCGATTGTTCCCGAGGCAGAACAATGCCCGGAGAGCTGCCAGGGCACCACGGGCTGCTCCACAGCGCCGGCCCGGGGAGCTCCTGCACTGTTTCAGCAGGCCGGCCCCGAGCAGGGTCCCCCGGCCCTTGgctgctgcctgtcccctccctgtcccctgcagccgGGGATGGCACTGCCTGCTCTTGCCTTGTGGCACAGCACggctcacctggggctgcacGGAGCCCAGCACCGCCAGCAGCACTTTC is a window from the Ammospiza nelsoni isolate bAmmNel1 chromosome 12, bAmmNel1.pri, whole genome shotgun sequence genome containing:
- the SPINT4 gene encoding kunitz-type protease inhibitor 4: MELPPGCLLLLAALLPLARRSSPAPHTTGREELGMAKPGYCYHIAEVEDLLDKDCGSCHTGASCSRCTSDADCHGVTKCCPSKCGHTCQEPVLDFCYLPSVCGNCKALFRRFFFNASSQQCEEFIYGGCGGNRNNFETKGECFQACSHVSN